A single Acidaminococcus sp. DNA region contains:
- a CDS encoding AMP-binding protein, with protein MDYAQLTARWAREVPDKPCFITEDKCYTYREVNHLADHYADTLRNAEVRQGTLLIIRRRPLDQITAFLGAERAGLVPVLGHPDMTDEMAENLAKARHIRWIDTGKVRPGAEENTDLTDVCMGVLSSGTTGMPKLMYRTYASWADFFPEQNRLFQSDRNTVAFVEGSMSFTGNLNVWACLLYSGATMVVAEGLHPRRWAKAMEKYAVNFVYLVPVKLKLFLRSVNAIFPKVKTVMAGSQLLDSATTKALKHCFPRSEIYLYYGASELDYITSLTYDELLAHPMSVGKPCKGVKVSVKDGLIYIDTPYHVKGLSQPCTLGDTGYWDEDGYLIFEGRRGQIINKGGLTISCTKVEEALLQLDIVSDAIVLAIRDERRGQDMAAFVILNRDASDAALRTALRRSLLPSELPKYFVRMKEFPLNGVGKLNTRALLDLLKKKR; from the coding sequence TTGGATTATGCGCAGCTTACGGCACGGTGGGCTCGGGAGGTTCCGGACAAACCGTGCTTCATTACAGAAGATAAATGTTATACCTATCGGGAAGTAAATCACCTGGCTGATCATTATGCGGACACCCTCAGAAACGCTGAAGTGCGTCAAGGCACTTTGCTCATTATCCGCCGGCGTCCGCTCGACCAGATTACGGCATTTTTGGGAGCTGAACGGGCAGGACTTGTTCCTGTGCTCGGGCACCCCGATATGACGGATGAAATGGCGGAGAACCTTGCCAAAGCCCGTCATATCCGCTGGATTGACACGGGGAAAGTGCGTCCGGGTGCCGAAGAAAACACGGATCTCACGGACGTCTGTATGGGCGTGCTGAGCTCCGGCACTACAGGCATGCCAAAACTCATGTACCGGACCTATGCCAGCTGGGCCGACTTTTTCCCGGAGCAGAACCGGCTTTTTCAATCGGACCGGAATACGGTCGCTTTTGTGGAAGGCAGCATGAGCTTTACGGGCAATCTCAATGTCTGGGCCTGCCTTCTGTATTCCGGAGCGACTATGGTCGTGGCCGAAGGGCTGCATCCGCGCCGCTGGGCCAAAGCTATGGAAAAGTACGCCGTCAACTTTGTCTACCTCGTACCCGTTAAATTAAAGCTTTTCCTGCGGTCTGTGAATGCCATTTTTCCTAAAGTGAAAACCGTGATGGCAGGGTCGCAGCTGCTTGATTCCGCAACGACAAAGGCACTGAAGCACTGTTTCCCTCGCAGTGAAATCTATCTTTACTACGGGGCCAGCGAGCTGGACTACATCACAAGCCTTACCTATGATGAACTGCTTGCCCATCCGATGAGCGTGGGCAAACCCTGCAAAGGTGTGAAAGTATCCGTGAAGGACGGTCTGATCTATATCGACACGCCTTATCATGTAAAGGGCCTTTCCCAGCCGTGTACGCTGGGCGATACGGGCTACTGGGATGAAGACGGATATCTGATTTTTGAAGGCAGGCGCGGACAGATTATCAATAAAGGCGGACTTACCATCAGCTGCACCAAGGTGGAAGAAGCCCTCCTGCAGCTTGATATCGTCTCCGATGCTATTGTCCTTGCTATCCGCGATGAGAGGCGGGGACAGGACATGGCCGCCTTTGTCATCCTGAACCGGGATGCCTCGGATGCGGCGCTGCGGACGGCCCTGCGCCGCAGTCTTCTGCCGTCAGAGCTGCCGAAATACTTTGTAAGGATGAAGGAGTTCCCGCTGAATGGGGTGGGGAAGCTAAATACCAGAGCTTTGTTGGATTTGTTAAAAAAGAAAAGGTGA
- a CDS encoding acetyl-CoA C-acyltransferase → MIDQENNKVYVLGGLRSHLGLTHGVFKDIRPEELTAALFRAIFKTWPEAGNPEEIIGGNAVGPGGNVVRLAALSAGVDASVPAFTVDMQCASAAESIAIGWAKIRSSQADLLLCGGVESTSMQPRRIYQPQDPRYSEKGYMVAQFSPDTNSPRAMLEGAERTSQWYDVSREEMDAWAVRSHQKAAQSADVVAPYVVSLFGSSRDEGIRRRMNPALAHRMPALFNQKETLALVNPLRREQGKEPLSEITPKLTAATSCLTHDGAAFVILVSGRLLASWRREGYLKKPWAEITHVCDAAGDPRFSPLGALRVGDALMKRSGFTYADMDTIEYNEAFAVIDALFLRQHPECREAYLPLGGALAYGHPYGASGAVLVLHAIAALKAQHGHYGLCAIAGAGGTGSGMILKNVE, encoded by the coding sequence ATGATCGATCAGGAAAATAATAAGGTCTACGTCCTCGGCGGCCTGAGAAGCCACCTGGGACTGACCCATGGTGTATTTAAAGATATTCGTCCGGAAGAGCTCACAGCAGCTCTTTTCCGGGCGATTTTTAAAACCTGGCCGGAAGCCGGAAATCCTGAAGAAATCATCGGCGGCAACGCGGTTGGGCCCGGCGGCAATGTCGTCAGGCTCGCCGCTTTATCCGCCGGGGTCGATGCTTCTGTGCCGGCTTTTACCGTAGATATGCAGTGCGCTTCGGCGGCGGAATCCATTGCCATCGGCTGGGCTAAAATTCGCAGCAGCCAGGCTGACCTGCTTTTATGCGGCGGTGTGGAATCCACTTCCATGCAGCCGCGGCGGATTTATCAGCCGCAGGACCCGCGGTACAGCGAGAAAGGCTATATGGTGGCCCAGTTTTCTCCGGATACAAACAGTCCGCGGGCGATGCTGGAGGGTGCGGAAAGAACGTCCCAGTGGTACGACGTGTCCCGGGAAGAAATGGATGCGTGGGCCGTGCGGAGCCATCAGAAGGCTGCCCAGTCGGCAGACGTGGTCGCTCCCTATGTGGTGAGTCTTTTCGGCAGCTCCCGGGATGAGGGCATCCGGCGCCGCATGAATCCGGCACTGGCACACCGTATGCCCGCACTTTTTAACCAAAAAGAGACACTGGCTCTGGTCAACCCGCTCCGCAGGGAGCAGGGCAAAGAGCCTCTCAGCGAAATAACCCCGAAACTTACGGCAGCGACTTCCTGCCTTACCCATGACGGAGCTGCTTTTGTCATCCTCGTTTCCGGGCGCCTCCTGGCAAGCTGGCGGCGCGAAGGGTATTTGAAAAAGCCCTGGGCGGAGATTACCCATGTCTGCGATGCCGCGGGCGATCCGCGCTTTAGTCCTTTGGGCGCGCTGCGGGTCGGGGATGCCCTCATGAAGCGAAGCGGCTTTACTTATGCGGACATGGATACGATTGAATATAACGAAGCTTTTGCGGTCATTGATGCCTTGTTCCTGCGGCAGCACCCGGAATGCCGGGAGGCCTACCTGCCGCTTGGCGGAGCGCTTGCTTACGGGCATCCCTACGGGGCGAGCGGTGCTGTCCTGGTGCTGCACGCCATTGCGGCGCTGAAAGCGCAGCACGGTCATTACGGATTGTGTGCCATCGCCGGTGCCGGCGGCACCGGCAGCGGAATGATTTTAAAGAATGTAGAATGA